In Ictalurus punctatus breed USDA103 chromosome 3, Coco_2.0, whole genome shotgun sequence, the following are encoded in one genomic region:
- the si:dkey-228d14.5 gene encoding transmembrane protein 150A isoform X2, with the protein MTNETEICCTGNNIPTISGSGTHFPENSLFSATINGASFLFVVFSIFHHAHILKKCNMHSILSKCAMVFGCIAGVGAFVAGNCNPAELMFLHNLGAALSFVCICFYTVLLTFLTSRCMLTGLERTLYPIRIVFSSIQVTLTVLYCVFFTQKDFYYRHISAIFEWTLSLNLELFEFSYAVEFYFFSSAMLSVLLSNSDEENTIILS; encoded by the exons ATGacaaatgaaacagaaatatGCTGCACAGGAAATAACATACCCACCATAAG TGGAAGTGGAACCCACTTTCCAGAAAATTCCCTGTTTAGTGCTACAATCAATGGGGCTTCATTTTTAT TTGTGGTTTTCAGTATTTTCCATCATGCGCATATCCTGAAGAAGTGCAATATGCACTCCATCCTCAGTAAATGTGCCATGGTCTTTGGTTGTATTGCTGGAGTTGGTGCCTTTGTGGCTGGAAACTGCAAT CCAGCAGAACTGATGTTTCTGCATAACCTAGGTGCTGCTTTGAGCTTTGTGTGTATCTGCTTCTACACAGTGCTGCTCACATTTCTGACAAGCAGGTGCATGCTCACTGGACTAGAGCGCACCCTCTACCCAATACGCATCGTGTTCTCCAGCATCCAGGTCACACTGACCGTCCTCT ATTGCGTCTTCTTTACTCAGAAGGACTTCTACTACAGGCATATCTCTGCGATTTTTGAGTGGACACTCAGCTTGAACCTGGAGCTCTTCGAATTCAGCTATGCTGTGGagttttatttcttctcttctGCAATGCTTTCAGTACTTCTCTCAAACAGTGATGAAGAGAACACCATCATTTTGTCCTGA
- the si:dkey-228d14.5 gene encoding transmembrane protein 150A isoform X1: MAFWIILPISLSAVSFIGCWTVYGLALKFHHICSLSNWEYSNSCMTNETEICCTGNNIPTISGSGTHFPENSLFSATINGASFLFVVFSIFHHAHILKKCNMHSILSKCAMVFGCIAGVGAFVAGNCNPAELMFLHNLGAALSFVCICFYTVLLTFLTSRCMLTGLERTLYPIRIVFSSIQVTLTVLYCVFFTQKDFYYRHISAIFEWTLSLNLELFEFSYAVEFYFFSSAMLSVLLSNSDEENTIILS; the protein is encoded by the exons ATGGCCTTCTGGATTATTTTACCCATCAGTCTCAGTGCTGTCTCATTCATCGGATGCTGGACAGT GTATGGACTTGCATTAAAATTCCACCACATCTGCTCACTCAGTAATTG GGAATACAGCAACTCATGTATGacaaatgaaacagaaatatGCTGCACAGGAAATAACATACCCACCATAAG TGGAAGTGGAACCCACTTTCCAGAAAATTCCCTGTTTAGTGCTACAATCAATGGGGCTTCATTTTTAT TTGTGGTTTTCAGTATTTTCCATCATGCGCATATCCTGAAGAAGTGCAATATGCACTCCATCCTCAGTAAATGTGCCATGGTCTTTGGTTGTATTGCTGGAGTTGGTGCCTTTGTGGCTGGAAACTGCAAT CCAGCAGAACTGATGTTTCTGCATAACCTAGGTGCTGCTTTGAGCTTTGTGTGTATCTGCTTCTACACAGTGCTGCTCACATTTCTGACAAGCAGGTGCATGCTCACTGGACTAGAGCGCACCCTCTACCCAATACGCATCGTGTTCTCCAGCATCCAGGTCACACTGACCGTCCTCT ATTGCGTCTTCTTTACTCAGAAGGACTTCTACTACAGGCATATCTCTGCGATTTTTGAGTGGACACTCAGCTTGAACCTGGAGCTCTTCGAATTCAGCTATGCTGTGGagttttatttcttctcttctGCAATGCTTTCAGTACTTCTCTCAAACAGTGATGAAGAGAACACCATCATTTTGTCCTGA
- the zgc:110319 gene encoding NFU1 iron-sulfur cluster scaffold homolog, mitochondrial: MAAVFRRTVLKLLQLQESSHCVRFSVKDRSQYRSLWSVQNHHIQAQLSQNKPCSVRWLSVFTEDTPNPRSIKFLPGKPVLGTGSLDFPTSGSAECSSLARNLFQVEGVKSVFFGPDFITITKMDGVEWAPVKRHAIEIIAKFFESGEPVITGVTHPENNVSEEDDEIVAMIKELLDTRIRPTVQEDGGDVIFKGFEDGTVKLKLVGSCTGCPSSTVTLKSGIQNMLQFYIPEVDDVEQVVDEVDEINMKEFLELEKKLKDS; encoded by the exons ATGGCAGCGGTTTTCAGACGCACTGTCCTGAAGCTCTTACAGTTGCAGGAGTCTTCGCATTGCGTTAG GTTTTCAGTGAAAGATAGAAGTCAGTACCGCTCGCTGTGGTCAGTCCAGAATCACCATATACAAGCTCAACTGTCACAGAACAAACCATGCTCAG TACGATGGCTGTCAGTTTTTACAGAAGACACACCAAACCCCAGAAGTATAAAGTTCCTACCTGGGAAGCCTGTGCTGGGAACAGGAAGTCTAGACTTCCCAACTTCAGGTTCTGCAGAGTGTTCTTCTTTAGCCAG GAATCTTTTTCAGGTTGAAGGGGTGAAAAGTGTGTTTTTTGGCCCTGATTTCATCACAATTACAAAG ATGGATGGTGTTGAGTGGGCACCAGTTAAACGGCATGCGATTGAGATCATCGCAAAGTTCTTTGAAAGTGGAGAACCTGTAATAACAGGAGTAACACATCCAGAGAACA ATGTGTCAGAGGAGGATGATGAGATCGTCGCAATGATTAAAGAGCTTTTAGACACTCGAATCAG GCCTACTGTACAGGAGGATGGTGGTGATGTTATCTTTAAGGGCTTTGAGGATGGCACAGTGAAGCTGAAGCTTGTTGGCTCTTGCACAGGCTGTCCCAGTTCTACAGTTACTCTGAAAAGCGGCATTCAGAACATGCTGCAGTTCTACATCCCAGAGGTGGATGATGTTGAACAG GTGGTGGATGAAGTGGATGAAATCAACATGAAGGAGTTTTTAGAACTGgagaaaaaattaaaagattCGTAG